GGGCTGAGACAGCCCGGCACCCatgtggatttaaaaaaaaaaaaaaaaaaaaaaagaaaagtgtcaGGTGCCGGGCTGAGACCATAAATTTATACCCCCTGCCTGTCAGAACCGTAAGTAGAcgtctttttttctttcaagcaATAGTCTAAGGAATTAGCCGACAAATTTTGAGCCACCGTATCTATATAAACCGGGTCTATTCAAGTATTTGCTACACATAGCTGGGATGGGGTCTGCCCGATCCCAGGGGATATAAACAGAAGTGTAGTTTCTTGCCAGCATGGTTATAATACGAGCCACCGTATCTATATAAACCGGGTCTATTCAAGTATTTGCTACACATGGCTGGGATGGGGTCTGCCCGATCCCAGGGGATATAAACAGAAGTGTAGTTTCTTGCCAGCATGGTTATAATACGATCAACAGATTACAAAATATTCCAGCCAGCACCAAAAGCACACACAAATGCAGAGGTTCACTACCTCAGTAAGATACATCAAGACCCACGCCTGCCTCTAAGGACTTTTCATGTTACGGCTACTCCTtccaaggaaaaaaaggaaaaaaaacgaaACGAGTTAGAAGCAGTTGCAAGTCTTTGCAGAAACAGGAAGCTCGTCAAACATTCAATCAACGACGTGAATTTGCGCCCCCACATTCCACACACGTAATTGAGGATGGATTTTGTTGACGAGGCACAGTTTCTTGACGTAAATGGTTAGAATCGGAAGAGGTATAGCCTGGGAAAATCTATCCTCAACTAATTGATACTATGGAGTTCTCCTTCTTCCTGTGTTCGGAGTGAGAGAAACAGGTGTGGCTGAGGTTTGGGAAATTGGGTGAttgatgaagaacatcaggggAAAGAAAGCTGTCGATATATTCTCAAATACGCCGAATCCCACATATTAGATACCCAACCCGCCCAAATCAAATTTGGGTAGTGGGTACCCATTGGGTCTCAAGTTCCAAATGAGAAgatagaaaaatgaaaaatggagctATTGGAGCCAAACATCCACGATTTGCCTTTAAACAAACGCCAAAAAGAGAGAACAAAGAAGGATAAAAAAACAAAGCTCTGGGATTTGTATGTACCATCATCACCCATTTCACTCATGTTACAGCTACTTGTAATCTTAGGAATCTAAAGAGCAGAATGTACATATCAGATTGCAAGAAAGTTCGGAAAAACTATTCCAGCAATCTAAAAGAGTGGAACCTACTCCACATAAGAGGAAAGCGATAGCGAGCTGAACTCACATCATAATAAGCCTACCATTGTATTTCCGTGATCTGTAATCATTTCTTACTGGCAGTCAATCAAGAGATTACTGAATTAATAGCAGGTCGCTGCCTGGATGTAATTCTGGCACTTCAGctgtctaaaaaaaaaaaaaaaactaattttagtacaaaagggggaaaaataatACGCAGGATCTCCTTCTGGGTATCACCAGTGTCCAATGAATGAATGGAGTGCCAGATAGCCACATCCTCCGGCAGCGGAAATGCTATCCATGCTCTGTCCCTATTGAGTCAGGAATTTGTTCAATTGAGCCCAAAAAATGTTTAATCTGTGCGAAGCACATCAGGCTGCGGCTTGAAAGTCCCAAGAAGCAAATATGGCAGGATAACCATGCCCGCCATGAATAGAGTGAACTGCCATATTACACAAGACAATTAGGCATCATCCTAGAAACTCTGAAACACTCAGTTCATCATTCATTTTGACAAATCATCCTGCACAATCTTCATATTTTCTAACATTGATTATTTTGTACTTCTTCCTTCGGGTCAGAAGTGAAAACTGTTAGACGATGAGGATCATTGCTTCAAGATAAAGCAAAAATGCAAGTGAAACTAACAATTTCTCTTCCTTCCCCCAGCCCCCACACacaatcccccccccccccccgcccccaaaaaaaaaaaacctttttggGGGGGGTTGAGGGAATCTTTTCTTAATCATCAACTCGAGCTGTCATTTTATCAGTCTAAACATGGTTATCACAAAAAATCtcctccaaaaacaaaaacaaaatcaaaatctCCTCCAATACCAATCTCCACAAAGCAAATCGAGTGTTTTCATTCCTTAAAACAAGTAGAGTCTCTCTTTTTCATATGGTGTAGGTAAAACGCTTTTAAGCATCAGAACATCTGCAAGTATGTAGAAAAACCTTAAAAGACACAAAAAGCACTCATGCTTGGCCTTGAAAACTTTAATCTCTCTAAAAGGAGTaaacaaaaacaagttaaaGAATGTACCACAAGAGGCAGGGTCAAGAAACTCCAGATTGGCCACAATGCAAAAGAGAACCTGAATTTAGAAAATGCACTCAGAAAAAGAAGGGCAGCCTAAAAGACCAGAAAACaaatatacaatatataaaagCAATCAGAATAGCGAGTATGGTTCCTCTTACAAGCAGAAAGAAATGAGCCCAAGCACAGTAATGAATGGCAAGGCAGCTATACTTGAAATCTCCCACTTCTCACTGGACTTCCGAACACCCCAAGCTAACATGCTTGTATACAAGAAAAATAGAACATTCAAACTGATTCCCAACATCCCCATGTACAATGGAATCCTGCATATGAATATGCCATCATGAACATCAACTACTAAATCCATGCCAGTTTAATGGTACATAGTGGTACCTATATTTGACAAATATCTTCATGTCCACAAAAAAACACATTATGCAATGCATAGTTTATGAGAAGTTAATTAATGTTATTCAACAACTATGCGACGGCACATTGAAATTCCTAAGAAAAGCATTATATACTATCATTTGAAGCAGTATCAGCAATGCTCAATGCGTCTTGAAGCATTTAGTCAAAGGACATCAATTAGTTTGAGGAATAACAATTGTAAAACCGTTGCCAATGCCAGAAACAGATTCTACAACTGTTGCATGTTTGAGTGAAGTAAAAGTAACATCATTAGTTACTTTGTTCAGCTAAATGGTCTAGGAAGCTTTTATATCAAAGTTATAGGTGGATGCACGTTTGAAGTTGAGAAATGGATTTGAATTCACCAAAGCCAGAACATTGAATTGTACAGACACAGCATGTAATTTGAATTCACCAAAGCCAGAACATTGAATTGTACAGACACAGCATGTAAAATAGGATTTGATGTTTTGCTCTACGCCTGCAGTGGAAGCAAATAGATATATCTATTTTGTAGTAGAGATACTGCTCATGCTTGTGGAATCCCCAGTGACTGCCAGCGGTCTTCTTTTGTCATGCTTATAAAACTGAACATACTCAAAAATTTGTAGAACATACTTGTGCATTTAGAACacttaaaaagaaaatactCCAACGAATTGATAAACAAGTCTTATTAACAAGCTTTGAGAGATTTTTTATCAATCTTATTGGTATTAAGCTTCTTTTGCATTAGAAAAGCACTTGGAGCCACGATTTCCACGAAACTAATCAATGTGCAAAAGAAGGTGAAGCACAAAGTTGGCTGCAAACAGACAAATTTAAGAATAGCTGCAGGTCGTCTTGGCTTCTGATAATTTGCAGTACAACAACAAACTGTAAATAACTTATACAATTCCCTTCGACTAGTCCTTTCagtttttaatttgttttcattttcctcGTCATTTAATGAGATCAAGTAAAGCATCCCCGTTATTAACTGCAATACAAATGAACGACAAAAGAATCATGTTTTAGAAGCTTTAATTCGTAGGTTTACCTTCTAATGCGATCGTCATGCCAAAGGAGGTATATAAAATTCGAATGTCTGTCACcataataaatgataaaaactgCGGATGCAATCCAAAGAAAATTCTCTACAACCTCAACCCATGTCCGAGTTTTAGGAACTAAGGTAGCTGAAGGAATTGGTCTTGAGCATGCGTCATCCTCGAGATCATCACCACTTGATGCATATCCCTGACTATGCCTCTGCCTCATGTATCCACCTCCAACTGGAGTTCCACCAGACATATCAACAAATGGACGAAAAGCCACAACTTTCACTCCTAAATCGCCACCTAAAACTTCGATGCTCCCACTAAACTAATTCTGCTCAAAATGAATCAAAGAATGCTGATAAAAGAGTCTCAGTATCTTTACATTATCCTGAAATAAAATTTCCAACAAAGCAGAGAATTCCCAAGCCACAACCAATTGATCAATatcatctcattcccaaaaccCACAAGCCTATCAATCCAAGTAAGAATCTCTCAATCAATGAAACACAAAATTCTGACAACACGTATCGAGAAAAACCAATCTTTTCACAGAATCCACCTCAAGAAACAGCAGAATTTCCAAGGATCAAATACAAACCTGCACCTTTCCTCAGAAAAATCCATCTCAAGCCCAAAACTCTACAACTTTCCCATGGTTCAATCAGTTGAACCACGGATACGGATTCAAGAAATCTGTATGAACTCAGAAGCCGGACTGTTTGACTTCCCAAATAACACAATCAGCAACACACAATAATTAATGCcgccaaaaattgaagaaaaaatggaTAAAAACAAGAAGTAGGTCGGGCAAAAGAAGCCAAGAAAGGGTTTTGGTTGGGCTGTCTTGGACTCTTGTTCCTTGACAGAAAACCAAATTTAACTTGAGAGGGGATGTATGTATGTTTTGTGCTGTGTGTAAGCGTGCGTTTTAAAGATGGGCAGGTGCCTGCCCTTCCTAATATTGGAGATTCGTTTCTTTGCTCAAGCCCTGAGGAATGTGTTCAATTGGGATTTACAATTTTGTAAAGtgtatttaccttttttttttttttttttttaagtgtaagtGAAAGATTCTCACTTACACTCCTCCAATTCATCCCTCCCTTCAATTAgagttatttatttatcaactagtaatttaaaaaaaaaaaatttccccctTCTTTTAATACTTATCTTTCTTTGGTATAACTTCTTGATTTTCCTGCAGGGGAATCTTCAGAATTTGTTTATTTCAATCTAGAAGGTGTTGGCAttttcaacaattttttttttggccgcTGTAAGGTGCGGTAAGATACTAACTCGAATGTCCAATNNNNNNNNNNNNNNNNNNNNNNNNNNNNNNNNNNNNNNNNNNNNNNNNNNNNNNNNNNNNNNNNNNNNNNNNNNNNNNNNNNNNNNNNNNNNNNNNNNNNNNNNNNNNNNNNNNNNNNNNNNNNNNNNNNNNNNNNNNNNNNNNNNNNNNNNNNNNNNNNNNNNNNNNNNNNNNNNNNNNNNNNNNNNNNNNNNNNNNNNNNNNNNNNNNNNNNNNNNNNNNNNNNNNNNNNNNNNNNNNNNNNNNNNNNNNNNNNNNNNNNNNNNNNNNNNNNNNNNNNNNNNNNNNNNNNNNNNNNNNNNNNNNNNNNNNNNNNNNNNNNNNNNNNNNNNNNNNNNNNNNNNNNNNNNNNNNNNNNNNNNNNNNNNNNNNNNNNNNNNNNNNNNNNNNNNNNNNNNNNNNNNNNNNNNNNNNNNNNNNNNNNNNNNNNNNNNNNNNNNNNNNNNNNNNNNNNNNNNNNNNNNNNNNNNNNNNNNNNNNNNNNNNNNNNNNNNNNNNNNGTTATGGGCTTTAATCCAGGTAATATTTCTTTGCCTTCATTAGTGAGCGGTGTTTTCAGCATCCCCTTGACTGCTGGAATAAATATAGCGAATGTAGGGAACAGTCAGAGttgaagaaattttgtttaaCTATTGAGTATCACACTTTTCACAGGCAAAAATGTCTCCAATTGATTTCGACTATCTTGGTTATTTTTTCTTGCGGTATGGCGAGTTCAGAAGGCAGAAAGAAACCTGTTTCTCATTGGCAAAAGCATACTTGTCAAGATCTCACACACGGTGAACCATTGGTTTTACAATTCTAGGTATGCTGTGATTCTTTTGTATGTTGTGAAAGTCATAGTAAAGCAGTAGATCTctctttgttgttgttgttgtttgtcaGTTAGGACTTTAAATATTTCTTGTAGACTGGAAAACCAATTGTGTTTTTCCAGATATTCgtaataaaattttgtagtatttctttttcatgcgTCATATTTGTTATTGATTAGTACTAGCCTTTCGGGGGCGCGTGTTGTCGAGACTTTCTGCGTTTTGAAATTTCATTCCTATTTTTGTTTGCATCGTGGGTTGAGGTAAAATCTGTTTGTCACTCCGTTTGAAAGCTCGTGATTTTGAACGTAGCACTTAGTGGCATCTGGCTGGGAGACGACAATCTTAATTGCACAATAATGCCCCGAGGATTCTGTCACATGCGTAATCAGCATATCTAGAAATCTTTTTTCCCCATTTCAAGGAGATAGAATCAACACTCTTAAATCGTGATGGAAGAATAAAAATTACCCTAGAATGCCAGCATGTATGTAGCTACCGTAAGAAAAAcgggtttttatttttaattacaacAAGATCCTCTTTGAGAAGCCGCCCAGTCTCCTAGTCCTGATATGCTTCTATGTCGAACTCTTATGCCTCGATCTTCTAACCCCTCAGAATCTCCACCTTGGACGGTCTTATGTATCGCTATGGCTGTGCTTACGAACGCTTCTTCAACATTTTGAGCAGTCCTTGCTGAGCACTCGATGAATATTAAACCATGCTTCTGGGCAAATTCTGAGCCTTCTTCGGTGCTGACGGCCCTACTGCCATCCAAGTCAGACTTGTTGCCTATCAGCATTATGGTCATGTTTTTGTTAGCAAGTTCCTTGAGGTCCTTCAACCAAGAAGCAAGATGAGCAAAACTTTCCCTGCTCGTGACATCATAAACTAGGACTGCCCCAGCAGCACCTCTGTAGAAACTCTGCGTTATTGACCTGAACTTCTCCTGGCCTGCCGTGCCCCACACGTgaagttttgttttcttcttgtcCGCTCTGATGATTCTAGTTCCAAACTCAGCACCCATGGTCGGATCGTGCCCCTGTTCAAATCGTTTGCTGGTGAACTGCTTAAGAAGGCACGATTTACCAACTCCGGCATCTCCTATTACAATGTATTTGAAGAGATAATCGTACGACATCTTGGATCGAATTGGAATAATGCACGAGTATTAGCAACGGCTGGAGGTTGTATGTATAGGTTGAAACTAGAGGAGATACATGGGTTTATGTACTGGAATAGAAGAGAGAATTTACTCCTTCCTATACGTACAAGGATCCTAACGTAAATCGGAGATGGATTAGGAGACGTCAGAGTTGGAGAGACCATCGTTAAGGATTCATTATTGTGTTGgtttacgttttttttttttctggaaaatCGATTCCCTCCTAGAAAAGGATTTGCACAATCAAAGAAGTTTGTAATTCGATGGTAGTTCAATCCATCTGCACAATCAAAGAAGTTTGTAATTCGATGGTAGTTCAATCCATCGACTCCGTTATAGGTTCAATTGACTCTCCTCTAAATTAGACTAGAATAGAAATAGAATAGATAAATGACGAATGACAAAAAAACAAACAGTGTGTAGTAACACTGTTGTTCTGTAGGATGCGATGCTATACTTAAGCATGCTTCCTtggcatttttattttttaaaccctTCCACCCATTTCCACATCCTTTTCACGTCCAATTGCTAAGCATAGAATTTGAACCCTAAACCCAAGAAATAACTGTAAGAACCCTTCCCTGATCATTGAGCTAAACATGCTTGATATTAAGCAGgctcaattgaaaaaaaaaatccaattctTATTCATGAAACGAGTATAAAGAAGGATATCCAAATTATCTATTTGCCTTTACGTATTTTAATACATTAATATGATCAGGTATTTGCTGAAGAAGAAAGCGGCATATATTTAACCATTCTACCCAGAAAATTTCCAAGAACTTTTCCTGCCACAACATTTTGTAGCTTAGAGAAGCAAAAATGAGAGATTAACATCTAATAGTTTAATTAATATTCAACTAGGCTCACATTAAACATCCCATTTGAATCAGACGCATTAAACATCCAATTTGGCTCAAAAGCCAAGCACCATATAAGCCGGGAAATCATGACAGGCCAAGAGGCCACGGCACCGATGCTAACTAATGGAATTGCAATATGTACAACAGAATGAAGACTTTAACCAGTTTGAGATGCCGCATCCATACGTAGAACAACCATGTATCACAAAACCTTTGCTCTGCTTCTTCAGTCTAACAAGTAAAACCACCATTGTTATCTACCCAGAGTCTAGAGAGGACAGAACTAAATTAATCATACATCTACGAGGACAAACCTTGCTTGTCAAAAGCCATATAGTTAAGAGCATATCAAATTGGGGAAGCAAATAAGGATATAAATATTTTGAACCATTTCTATTTTCCAAGTGTAGTTACAATCTTCAAGCCTGAAGAACCTGGCAATGAACTATATGATGTTTAACACGATTCCTACCTGCAAGGCCTGACAAGAAATTTGTAACCAAAGTCTTCAACTGCCCTTTTCCCGAAATAGTTTCCCATAAATGTTCCGCTGGGGCTCCACTCCTACTGTCATCAGATTTGGAAACATCAACCACAGAAATACTCATGTTGTTCCGGATGATGCACAACTTTCCATTCAGAGGGAGGAGTGCAGCTGCCTCCAAAGCTTTGGAATTACCCAAATGCATCTTACTATCTATGTGCTTGCTCCAAGAATCAGTTGCTTCATCATATACCCTAAGTTTGCAGCCATCCTTACACTCCAATGCATACAGATGCCCATTCATTGAAGTGCTAGGGTTCCTCCAGCCTGCTACCATTCCATCATACACAGGGTACCACCTGTCAGTTTCGGGTTGGTAGAGCTCACTAAGAACCTGTCGATGAGATCCTAGCCCCTTCAAGAACCACTTGCCctcataaacaacaccaatgaAGGGCACCATTGCTGTACTCATCTCACAAATAATGGACCATCTGTTCTTGTTGGGATCATAAACTTCAGCTGATCTAAGTGACCGATGAATCCCGTCATTTTCTCCACCAGCTACATATAAACAGTTATTTATAACACAAGAGCCAAAGAAATGCCGCCTTTGAAGCATATCTGGTGCCCGGTGCCATTTATTTGTTCTTGCACTATAAAAGATGACTCTTCTCATTGATCCCTTCACCGGGTCTTTACCACCAAATAGGTACAGGTGACAGCCACTGAGTACAGCACATCCAAACCCAAGGGCTTCTGAATATTCTTTAGGAACAGGTGGAAGAGGTTGCCACAGCTGATACATAGGATCAAAAGCATGCCATGATATTTTACCATCTCGATCTCTCTTCATAATGTATATCCATTCTTCTGCAATCCCTAGATTTTTCCGAAGAGAATAGAAGAAGTTACCAGCCAGAAGACGATACCATCTCTTGCAGACTAATCGGAGTTTGCGATGTTCAATTCTTGGGACCCGAATTAAGCATGCAATGGCAAGATCATCTGGAAGTCCTGGCAATAACGGGGATTGGCTACGATTTTTGTCTCGTGGTGGTTTCTGTCTAGTAGGGTGAATGGAAGGTTTGATGTCAGGTTGAAGACAGAGCTTTGTTCCAGGAACATACTTTTTAGCTCCTGCAACAGTTTTGAGGCCCGCATCAACTCGACAAAGACACGCTGTTGTATCAACCTGCAAATGTACAATTATCAAGAAGAATTCGATTGTTCAACATTTCTCTCCATGTCAATGACTTGGACGTTATAGATATTCAGTTGTAATTCATGAAGTACACAAACAGGCACTTTAGTAAACCTTTACCAaatataacaactaaaaataatCACTCAAACTAGTCAGAAAATCTCAATAAGATTGAGACACCTGACTCTAAATGTATGTTTTCATTTGTGCTTAATATACACTGCAATATTGTAGCTTCGCAGAACATTCTGGTCCAAATATCTTCTAACCAGTTAATATGTGATCAGAACATGCTTGTTTGAACAATTATCCACCACTTGGTGAAAGATGACATTTAAGTTTAATTCAGATTTAGCTACCCTTCAATGCATTATCATGTCTAACTTCTAAAATTGAGATGTTTGGCATGAAGTCAAAGTGTTTGACCAAGTATGCTACAAGAAAAATATGAGTAATCTAACATGTACAATAAACTAAAACTCGTGGCACAAGAATACTGCCAGATACTTCCTCTACCCATTAGGACACTACCCAAACAGGGCGCCCCCCCTTGGtggcgttttttttttttttgggggggggggggggggggggggagggtgtTGAAGGGAGCTAATTTATAGTAGTGAAACTCTTCCGTTCTCAATTTCTATTGAGTCTTAAATACACCCACATCATGACAACATAGTTTGCTCACGGCGAAACCTCATTTAGATTAGGTGGTGACAAAATCCTAAATAATGCATCCGAAATCACAAAATAGGAAGGAAATAGAGAAAGGATACATGTACAGACTTGGCAACTTAAAAtgggaaaacaaactaatggagcTCTAGTTTTGGAGGTAATTACTAGAGATGTGAGGCACCCGAATTTTCCAAGTACCATATCAATTGGTAAtggaattatttttttattatgcaTCTTATTCCAATAATTAGCAATCATCCTATCATATATGCATCGCgaaatattttttaaagaaatcAGAGGACAAAAAATTCCACAAATGAAAGCAAGACAACTTCGTTCTCCTATAAGCTACTCCTACCAAGATAATGAAAAGTAATTGGAAAGAACACAAAGAGAGTCCAGATTTTACCAGGGGAGGCTGAAGCATCCTATCCATCCTTGGACAATAATCACTCGGAAATTTACAACATCATTTGCATCTACACTAACGCAACTCCAATTCTCCGCATCTTCAAAAACCCATCTCGAAAATCAAAAACCCACAATGAATGATCTCACATTTCACAGTTTCAGGCATCATAGACGGGGAATCCGAACCCTCAAAAGTCTTATAGTCTTTGAAACAAGCCCTAAAACCGCAAATGCGGGACAGCCAGAAAATGCGAGAAAGCACTCAAGAAAGACAGAAGACGAGACAGATAGATAGAGACCCTCCCTTCCACTTCCTTTCACCCTCACAAGCCCCTCAATCTCTCACTATTGAAAGATTCAAGTGGAAAATTGGGCCCATAAACTCAAATGGCACAACCTACCAAGCACAAGAGTGTGTACAACAAGAGACCAaaatcaaagaagaaaaataaaaaggaaaaaggcaaAACCTAAACCATGGATGAGGAAGATGAGCTGGGTGACATATTTGGCTACTGTTTTTAAAATTGGTAAAGAGGATTGAAATAGTCTAATAAGTAGTCTTTTCTGATTGTATGACAGCTGCTTCTTCTTCACCTGTTCATGCCTTCTTTTTCAATTGTTTACTAAACGTATAATTACCAACAGAAAAAAGGCGTCCAAATGATAATTATTTATTCATTGGAAGGTTAATTTTGTCCGAATACGTACTATAATTCAAGAAAATGTCACATACCAACTGACCAAGTACTAGTTGCACAatgcaaatttaaaaaaagaactTCACTACCTAGTACCTACCAAGATTCCTATCTTTGCCCTTCATCGTAcctaattgaaaattttaatcacaaaaaatataaaaattttttgataaacaaattacaatccaaacacattgaATTAAagctttttaaatatttttttactcCGCATGAATTAAATCgctataatatatatttttttactaaAAATTCAGACAATGACAACCCAAATTAACGAAAGGTGACTAAAGAAATCAAATGTGGTGTCAATAAACAAGGAGTTTGTTTGGACAGGAggttatttaaaatatttatttgaaataattactatagcattttttgtgatatgatgtatgtgagataaaaagttaGTTAGAAATTGTGTTTATGATAtaactagaaaaaaaatttgaatttttgtttgCCTTCTTTCTAGATCATTTATAGAAATTGAATAGGGGAATAATTTTcgaatatatattattattgtttgctGAAAGCGAAGACTGTGGAATACGCAGCATTGAAAAGAAGTCTGTATaaagattcaaaaatttggAACATTGTCCCACAATTTGTCAATTCTAACAAATGTGCCTTAAAGTAGGAGAAATTTTCCACTGTGTCTGGGCCCAACATCCATCATACTTGACTTGCTCCACTAAGGCTGATTTTTGGTCATGGAAAGAATTTGGGTCCACCCTCCAGCACTTTGATCCTATTGGATACTTGAttttctacctttttttttttgttttttttttggtaactcGGAACGGGTCTCAACCCGAATCCTTAGGATCCGAGCCGGCACACCAAATCTGAGGGAAGCCGATAGCCCCATACAGCTTTTTCGGACGAGTTAAGATGTGCAGCGTAGCGAGCACAAATCGAACCCGATCAGTGAAAAAGCCGGCAACTCAAGGCTGATCCCTCAACCGCTGCGCCATATGCCCTGGGACCTTGATTTTCTACCTTCCGAGTAATGTGCggcaaaaagggggaaaaaaaaaagggaaacccAAAAATGAGGGGATCTATTTGGATGAGATTGCTGCTAATGGCACGGCCCATTGCACTAATGTCCAATAAACTTGGAAACACATAAAGATCGGATCCGTGGCATCATAAACGAATCCCTAGTTAGTCCAGTAAACGTAATTGAACTTTGAACTCAAAAGTGGGGAGAAAAGGGAATTTGTGATTGTGCATGCTCTTGCTCGTGCATTGCCATATCTTTTCCGGTTTTTGCAAAATCATCCCAAATGATTTTTAACCAAGAAGCTGAGCTTATATGATTGATTGGGCGAAAGAGTGTAGTAGCGCCGTGTGTGGGTGTCCCTTTGCACCTTCCATTTATTGCACTTACGTGAAAGCGTAGTCCTTGCCAAACCTAATTGCCTTG
The Coffea arabica cultivar ET-39 chromosome 6c, Coffea Arabica ET-39 HiFi, whole genome shotgun sequence genome window above contains:
- the LOC140008409 gene encoding uncharacterized protein yields the protein MSGGTPVGGGYMRQRHSQGYASSGDDLEDDACSRPIPSATLVPKTRTWVEVVENFLWIASAVFIIYYGDRHSNFIYLLWHDDRIRRIPLYMGMLGISLNVLFFLYTSMLAWGVRKSSEKWEISSIAALPFITVLGLISFCLFSFALWPIWSFLTLPLVFTLFMAGMVILPYLLLGTFKPQPDVLRTD
- the LOC140008410 gene encoding ras-related protein RABB1c-like, encoding MSYDYLFKYIVIGDAGVGKSCLLKQFTSKRFEQGHDPTMGAEFGTRIIRADKKKTKLHVWGTAGQEKFRSITQSFYRGAAGAVLVYDVTSRESFAHLASWLKDLKELANKNMTIMLIGNKSDLDGSRAVSTEEGSEFAQKHGLIFIECSARTAQNVEEAFVSTAIAIHKTVQGGDSEGLEDRGIRVRHRSISGLGDWAASQRGSCCN
- the LOC140008411 gene encoding F-box/kelch-repeat protein At1g55270-like is translated as MDRMLQPPLVDTTACLCRVDAGLKTVAGAKKYVPGTKLCLQPDIKPSIHPTRQKPPRDKNRSQSPLLPGLPDDLAIACLIRVPRIEHRKLRLVCKRWYRLLAGNFFYSLRKNLGIAEEWIYIMKRDRDGKISWHAFDPMYQLWQPLPPVPKEYSEALGFGCAVLSGCHLYLFGGKDPVKGSMRRVIFYSARTNKWHRAPDMLQRRHFFGSCVINNCLYVAGGENDGIHRSLRSAEVYDPNKNRWSIICEMSTAMVPFIGVVYEGKWFLKGLGSHRQVLSELYQPETDRWYPVYDGMVAGWRNPSTSMNGHLYALECKDGCKLRVYDEATDSWSKHIDSKMHLGNSKALEAAALLPLNGKLCIIRNNMSISVVDVSKSDDSRSGAPAEHLWETISGKGQLKTLVTNFLSGLAGRNRVKHHIVHCQVLQA